A genome region from Zootoca vivipara chromosome 11, rZooViv1.1, whole genome shotgun sequence includes the following:
- the LOC118077031 gene encoding general transcription factor II-I repeat domain-containing protein 2, whose translation MSELPTKRSRISISDTKWEASPCFTAAQLSPAVQSRNAIIASFKVANVMAKKRKSFEDGTMKKMILVVGEYLFEGLSNKNDIIAAIKMLDLSGETLSRRIEAISSDLEHQLQTDLHKCLWFSLQLDDSTYMIDTSQLIVIVRMVFGDLSVKEELLKILPLKGTGGEDLFQTFRKYAKEINLPLHKLSSITTNGTLAMVDCINRFIAHYKKDASLPKFVSYHCIIHQEALCAEILQVKHIMDITTEIINAIQSDCLQHKLLKVLFEDLDAEYNGDLLYTEDG comes from the coding sequence ATGAGTGAGCTACCCACTAAAAGAAGCAGGATTTCTATTTCTGATACAAAGTGGGAAGCAAGTCCTTGTTTCACAGCAGCACAACTATCGCCTGCAGTGCAATCCAGGAATGCTATAATTGCATCTTTTAAAGTTGCAAATGTGATGGCtaagaaaagaaaatcttttgAAGATGGGACGATGAAGAAGATGATATTGGTTGTTGGGGAGTACCTTTTTGAAGGGTTGTCTAATAAAAATGATATAATTGCAGCAATAAAAATGTTGGATCTGTCTGGAGAAACACTTTCCAGAAGAATTGAGGCCATTTCAAGTGACTTGGAGCATCAACTACAGACTGATTTGCACAAATGTCTTTGGTTTTCACTTCAGCTTGATGACTCCACATACATGATAGACACTTCCCAGTTAATAGTCATTGTAAGGATGGTATTTGGTGATCTTTCTGTAAAAGAAGAGCTTCTCAAAATACTACCTCTAAAAGGAACAGGAGGTGAAGATTTATTTCAGACTTTCAGAAaatatgccaaggaaataaacttgCCTCTTCACAAATTGTCATCCATCACCACTAATGGAACACTTGCAATGGTGGACTGTATCAATAGGTTCATTGCCCACTACAAGAAAGATGCATCTCTCCCAAAGTTTGTTTCATATCACTGCATTATTCACCAGGAAGCATTGTGTGCTGAAATactccaggttaaacatatcaTGGATATTACTACAGAAATAATAAACGCCATTCAGTCTGACTGCTTGCAGCACAAACTTTTAAAGGTACTCTTTGAGGATTTGGATGCTGAATATAACGGCGACCTCTTGTACACTGAAGATGGGTAG